The Paenibacillus sp. YPG26 genome includes a window with the following:
- a CDS encoding D-alanyl-D-alanine carboxypeptidase family protein: MKKWLLICTAALMLASSAVPSAGLAKEQSNSTDVSDLAPSAGSAILMDADTGTVLFEKKSHDKLPPASITKIMTMLLTMEAISKGTLKLTDKVPTSEYAASMGGSQIFLEPGEEMTVDELLKGIAMASGNDASVAMAEKIAGTEVEFVKLMNKRAKELGLTDTHFMNCNGLPTDNHYSSAHDIAVMSRELLKYEHITKYTGAYQDYLRKDSEKPFWLVNTNKLVRFYTGADGLKTGYTSEAKFCLSATARRDGLRLIAVVLGEPNTKTRNAEVGSMFDYAFSQYAVKPLFNKGDVMGNVKIQKGDTKELQLAASQPYRILVKKSEAGEKITHKLEIPAQVKAPVTKGQVLGKLVVYQGDKVLKEFELKASADIKKAGWWTMFKRTTSKLFFVD; this comes from the coding sequence ATGAAAAAATGGCTCTTGATCTGTACAGCAGCTCTGATGCTGGCGTCTTCAGCCGTGCCATCCGCAGGATTGGCAAAGGAACAAAGTAATTCAACTGACGTATCCGATCTCGCACCGAGCGCAGGCTCTGCCATATTAATGGATGCCGATACAGGAACCGTCCTTTTTGAGAAGAAAAGTCACGACAAGCTGCCGCCCGCAAGCATCACCAAAATTATGACCATGCTTCTGACCATGGAAGCGATCAGCAAGGGAACCTTGAAGCTCACGGACAAAGTCCCGACAAGTGAATATGCCGCCTCCATGGGCGGGTCTCAAATCTTCCTGGAGCCTGGGGAAGAGATGACGGTGGATGAGCTGCTTAAAGGGATCGCGATGGCCTCCGGGAATGACGCCTCTGTGGCTATGGCCGAGAAGATTGCGGGAACCGAAGTTGAGTTCGTCAAGCTGATGAACAAGCGTGCCAAAGAGCTGGGTCTGACCGATACCCACTTCATGAACTGCAACGGTCTGCCTACCGACAACCACTACTCCTCAGCCCACGACATTGCGGTGATGAGCAGGGAGCTGTTGAAATATGAACACATTACGAAATACACCGGAGCCTATCAGGATTACCTCAGGAAAGATTCCGAGAAGCCCTTCTGGCTGGTAAATACCAACAAGCTGGTCCGCTTCTATACGGGTGCTGACGGTCTGAAGACAGGCTACACCTCAGAAGCCAAGTTCTGTCTCTCTGCTACCGCGCGCCGGGATGGATTAAGACTTATCGCAGTGGTGCTCGGAGAGCCGAATACGAAGACACGTAATGCCGAAGTTGGCAGCATGTTCGATTACGCTTTCTCCCAATATGCGGTGAAGCCTTTATTCAACAAGGGGGATGTGATGGGTAACGTCAAGATCCAAAAAGGCGATACCAAAGAGCTGCAGCTTGCCGCGTCCCAGCCATACCGTATTCTGGTGAAGAAGAGCGAGGCTGGCGAGAAGATTACCCATAAGCTTGAAATTCCGGCCCAGGTCAAGGCTCCCGTAACCAAGGGACAAGTGCTCGGTAAGCTTGTCGTCTATCAAGGGGACAAGGTGCTGAAAGAATTTGAGCTTAAAGCATCCGCGGACATTAAGAAGGCAGGCTGGTGGACGATGTTCAAGCGGACAACCTCCAAACTGTTTTTTGTAGATTGA
- the spoIIAA gene encoding anti-sigma F factor antagonist gives MNLHLEMEKHRETLIVRLSGELDHHTADSVRLKLDEEIARGRCRDLVFSLKGLLFMDSSGLGVILGRYKLIKQKGGRMVICDVTPSVFRLFEMSGLFKIMPVVDNEGAALSELEVAL, from the coding sequence GTGAATCTTCATTTGGAAATGGAAAAGCACCGCGAGACCCTTATCGTCAGACTCAGCGGGGAACTGGATCACCATACGGCTGATTCTGTAAGGCTGAAGCTTGATGAGGAGATTGCCCGCGGTCGCTGCAGAGATCTGGTGTTCAGCTTGAAGGGGCTGCTGTTCATGGACAGTTCAGGTCTCGGGGTTATCTTGGGAAGGTACAAGCTGATCAAGCAAAAGGGTGGAAGAATGGTGATCTGCGACGTAACACCTTCCGTATTCCGGTTGTTCGAGATGTCAGGCTTGTTCAAGATTATGCCTGTTGTTGACAATGAGGGCGCTGCTCTCTCTGAACTGGAGGTAGCCCTATGA
- the sigF gene encoding RNA polymerase sporulation sigma factor SigF: MNADVKQTSQTYLDDAEVKRLIALSQTGDSVARDTLVNCNIRLVWSVVQRFMNRGYEPEDLFQIGCIGLLKSVDKFDLSYDVKFSTYAVPMIIGEIQRFLRDDGTLKVSRSLKEMANKVRKKKDELAKVLNRLPTIKEVAEALEVTPEEIVFAQEANKPPTSIHETVFENDGDPITLMDQIADESQDKWFDKLALHEAIDGLSERERLIVYLRYYRDQTQSEVASRLGISQVQVSRLEKKILQNIRDQIAQ; this comes from the coding sequence ATGAATGCCGATGTGAAGCAAACCTCACAGACCTACTTAGATGACGCGGAAGTGAAACGTTTGATTGCCCTGAGCCAAACGGGTGATTCAGTTGCCAGAGACACATTAGTGAATTGTAATATTCGTCTTGTCTGGTCCGTCGTACAGCGGTTTATGAACCGGGGATATGAACCCGAAGATTTGTTTCAAATCGGTTGTATCGGCCTCTTGAAGTCGGTCGATAAATTCGATCTAAGCTATGATGTCAAATTCTCCACCTACGCGGTTCCGATGATTATCGGAGAAATTCAGCGCTTCCTGCGTGATGACGGGACGTTGAAGGTGAGCCGTTCGCTTAAGGAAATGGCGAATAAAGTCCGGAAGAAGAAGGACGAGCTTGCCAAAGTGCTGAACCGTCTTCCAACCATTAAGGAAGTGGCGGAAGCCCTGGAGGTCACTCCCGAGGAGATTGTGTTCGCTCAAGAAGCGAACAAGCCTCCAACCTCCATCCATGAGACGGTCTTTGAGAATGATGGGGATCCTATCACGCTTATGGATCAGATCGCGGACGAGTCTCAGGACAAGTGGTTCGATAAGCTGGCTCTTCATGAAGCCATTGATGGTCTGAGTGAAAGAGAAAGGCTTATCGTCTATCTGAGATACTACCGGGATCAGACTCAATCGGAGGTCGCGAGTAGACTGGGGATATCGCAGGTGCAGGTCTCCAGGCTGGAGAAGAAGATTCTGCAGAATATCCGGGATCAAATTGCCCAGTGA
- the spoIIAB gene encoding anti-sigma F factor has protein sequence MSKNFMNLQFAAMSENESFARVTVAAFVSQLDPTMDEITDLKTVVSEAVTNCIIHGYDSDPTGIVYIHVELEGDVVSLVIEDKGRGIEDTELAKQPLYTSKPELERSGMGFTIMENFMDEFELVSEVGGGTSIRMKKRIESKKALYN, from the coding sequence ATGAGCAAGAACTTTATGAACCTGCAATTCGCGGCCATGTCGGAGAATGAATCCTTCGCCCGCGTCACTGTGGCTGCCTTTGTCTCCCAGCTTGATCCGACCATGGACGAGATTACTGACCTCAAGACAGTCGTATCCGAAGCCGTAACGAACTGCATCATCCATGGGTATGACAGCGATCCAACCGGCATTGTCTATATCCATGTAGAGCTGGAAGGGGATGTCGTCTCCCTGGTCATTGAGGATAAAGGCAGGGGCATTGAGGATACAGAACTGGCCAAGCAGCCGTTATATACATCCAAGCCGGAGCTTGAACGCTCTGGCATGGGCTTCACAATCATGGAGAATTTCATGGATGAATTCGAACTGGTCAGTGAAGTCGGCGGAGGAACCTCCATACGCATGAAGAAGAGGATTGAATCTAAGAAAGCTTTATACAATTAG